A window of the Mucilaginibacter sp. cycad4 genome harbors these coding sequences:
- a CDS encoding TlpA disulfide reductase family protein yields the protein MKKTILYIAMAALCLFFTAHAQSPNIIVRSLNIGDTISQAVWHMQLQAVNHPQGKRQITINNYRGKLLILDFWATWCSSCLKHFPLADSLQNEFKDLIQILLVNAQNTRDTKEKILTTLQRFNKPGKPTFSLPCAINDTLLEKLFPHFSLPHYVWIDQNGIVRSITSADELTRDHIIRFLNGGKAPVYQKSDFDARRPLYTIKELPTDHLQQFSMLLKGKIDGISGGGMRLINDTTRGIILHNRSLLSMYRSVLSAKVGGLSENRILVEVKDPSKLSYGSSNEKKSDWERANFYSYELIVPLSRMNHLYDDVLADLNRYTPYKAGFEKRKILCWILERIGNADLIHTKGGQYNDALGDKDSSRLNNAPLLNLCIYLNKISSNAVILDHTGYTQNIDLKFKEAITDMNTMKRYLKAYGLKLYSTYQKVEMLIVKDKEVAGNTNSNYYQTHL from the coding sequence TTTACGGCACATGCACAGTCCCCAAACATAATCGTTAGGTCGCTGAACATAGGCGACACGATATCCCAAGCCGTATGGCACATGCAGCTGCAAGCTGTAAATCACCCACAAGGCAAGCGGCAAATTACAATTAATAATTACAGGGGCAAGCTGCTCATTCTCGACTTTTGGGCCACCTGGTGCAGTTCGTGTTTAAAGCATTTCCCTTTAGCGGATAGCCTGCAAAATGAATTTAAAGACTTGATACAAATCCTTTTGGTTAATGCCCAAAATACCAGGGATACCAAAGAAAAAATATTGACCACTTTGCAAAGGTTTAATAAACCGGGAAAACCTACATTCTCTTTGCCATGCGCTATTAACGACACTTTATTAGAAAAGCTGTTTCCCCATTTTTCATTACCTCATTATGTATGGATAGATCAAAATGGGATAGTAAGATCGATTACTTCCGCCGATGAATTAACGCGGGATCATATTATCCGGTTTTTAAACGGTGGCAAAGCCCCTGTTTATCAAAAAAGTGACTTTGATGCCAGGCGACCGCTATATACGATTAAAGAATTACCTACAGACCATCTTCAACAGTTCAGTATGCTGTTGAAAGGGAAAATAGATGGCATAAGTGGTGGGGGAATGCGTTTGATCAACGATACCACACGCGGTATTATTTTACATAACCGGAGTTTGTTGTCCATGTACCGAAGCGTTCTCAGTGCCAAAGTCGGGGGACTAAGCGAGAACAGAATACTGGTTGAGGTTAAAGACCCATCAAAACTCTCCTATGGTTCTTCCAATGAAAAGAAATCAGATTGGGAACGAGCGAACTTTTACAGTTACGAGCTTATTGTCCCTTTAAGTAGGATGAACCATTTATATGATGATGTTTTGGCCGATCTGAACAGGTACACGCCTTATAAAGCCGGATTTGAAAAGCGAAAAATCTTGTGCTGGATATTGGAAAGAATTGGAAATGCTGATCTGATCCATACAAAGGGGGGCCAATATAATGATGCATTAGGCGATAAAGATAGTTCCAGACTTAATAATGCCCCTCTGCTCAATCTGTGTATCTATCTCAATAAGATCAGCAGCAATGCGGTGATACTTGACCATACAGGTTATACCCAAAATATCGACCTGAAATTTAAAGAGGCCATTACAGATATGAATACCATGAAAAGGTATTTAAAGGCTTATGGGTTAAAGCTTTATTCGACTTATCAAAAAGTGGAGATGCTGATCGTCAAGGATAAAGAAGTGGCAGGAAATACAAACTCAAATTATTACCAGACTCATTTATGA